From one Luteolibacter sp. SL250 genomic stretch:
- a CDS encoding POTRA domain-containing protein produces the protein MKLPPRFLLIPIIAALASCAAPPVNLEGRKISRLDVVYEGAKTVDESRLRQFIEAKSGAIYSANLVDEDIRRLFYTGLVDDVQIRAEPSGDDEVTLRFNVTTPPPLGSPLGFSGNHAFSDLMLIRASGLKGVPESETDTFKAITRLEKFYQRRGYHHVSVVVRRLREQGVTTDLCFEITEGPLQ, from the coding sequence ATGAAGCTTCCGCCACGCTTCCTGCTGATTCCAATCATCGCGGCTCTGGCTTCCTGCGCCGCTCCCCCGGTGAATCTGGAGGGTAGGAAGATCAGCCGGTTGGATGTCGTCTATGAAGGCGCGAAGACTGTGGATGAAAGTCGCCTGCGGCAGTTCATTGAGGCCAAATCGGGTGCCATATACTCTGCCAATCTCGTGGATGAGGACATCCGGCGTTTGTTCTACACCGGTCTGGTCGATGATGTCCAAATCCGAGCGGAACCTTCAGGCGATGATGAAGTGACTCTCCGGTTCAACGTTACCACTCCCCCGCCGCTGGGCAGTCCATTGGGCTTCTCGGGCAACCATGCATTCAGCGACCTGATGTTGATTAGGGCCAGCGGATTGAAAGGAGTACCCGAAAGCGAGACGGATACCTTTAAGGCTATCACCCGGCTGGAAAAATTCTATCAACGGAGAGGCTATCATCACGTCTCCGTTGTTGTCAGGCGCCTCCGTGAACAAGGTGTCACCACCGACTTGTGCTTCGAGATCACCGAAGGTCCGCTCCAGTGA